In the genome of Afipia felis ATCC 53690, the window ATGGTTCGATGAGGCCGATTTCCATCCTGTGCGGCAATGGCGGCCTGTTCCTGGATTTTGAGATGGAGCGTGGCGCGGACGGCGCAATGACCGGCTATGCTTTCCCTGACATGCTGGTGGATGTCGTGAATCTTCAGAAGACGGGGAAGCGCGATGAGGCGCATGATCTGTTTGACGCCCATCTCCCACTTGTCCGCTACGAGCAGCAACAAGGCGTTGGCCTCGCGACACGTAAGTATGTCTTGCAAAAGCGGGGTGCGATTGCATCCGATGCGCAGCGTAAGCCAGGAAATGCCTTGACCCCAGCAGCAAAGGCTGAGGTCGACTACCTGCTGTCACGTCTAGCCAGGCACGATCCGCGCGCACAGCTCTAAATCATAACATCGGAAAAGGCTCATCATCATGGCTCGCGGTATGCGTAAAGGGTTGACCAGTTATGGCGATCAGGAGTTTTCGCTGTTTCTGCGCAAGGTCTTCATCAAGGCGATGGGATATTCCGATGATGCTCTGGATAGGCCGATTGTCGGCATCACCAATACCTACAGCGATTTCAATCCGTGCCACGGCAATGTGCCAAGCCTGATCGAATCCGCAAAACGCGGTGTCATGCTCGCCGGCGGCCTGCCGATGGTGTTTCCGACCATCACTATTCATGAAAGCTTTGCGCATCCGACCTCGATGTTCCTGCGCAATCTGATGGCCATGGACACGGAGGAGATGATCCGTGCACAGCCCATGGACTCCGTGATCGTCATCGGCGGGTGCGACAAGACATTGCCTGCGCAGATCATGGCGGCAGCCTCGGCCGACCTGCCGAGCATCGTTCTTCCGGTTGGTCCCATGGTGGTCGGCCACCATCGCGGAGAGGTTTTGGGGGCATGTACCGATTGCCGCCGGATGTGGAGCAGTCACCGCGCCGGTGACATCGACGGCGACGAAATCGAGATCATCAATGCGCGGCTGGCGCCTTCCGTCGGGACCTGCATGGTGATGGGGACTGCCAGCACGATGGCCTGTCTTACGGAAGCGATGGGTCTCTCGCTTCCTTATACGGCGGCAGTTCCGGCTACGCATGCCGAGCGGCGACGTTTGGCCGAGGCCACGGGAAAACGGGCCACTGAAATGGCGGTGTCGAATACGCCTCGACCGAGCGCACTGATCACCGAGGATTCGATTCACAACGCGATGGTTGTGCTGCAATCAATCGGAGGATCGACCAACGGTGTCGTTCATCTCGCGGCAATCGCGGGGCGTGCCGGGATCAAGTTCGACCTCGGCGCATTCGACCGGCTTGGCCGTACTGTGCCGGTGTTGTTGAATCTGAAGCCCTCAGGCCAGCATTATATGGAGCACTTCCATCATGCAGGCGGCCTGCCGCGCTTAATGCGTGAACTGCGCGATCTGCTCAAGCTCGATGCGCCTGTGGTCGGCGGCAGCACGGTTGGAGATGTCATTGAACAAGCCGAAGACGTGCCGAATCAGGATGTGATCCGCACACGCGAGAAGCCGCTCAAGCCGCAGGGGGCGATGGCAGTTCTTCATGGCAATCTTGCGCCGCGTGGCGCGGTGATCAAGCAATCGGCCGCAAGCAAGGAGTTGATGGTTCATACGGGACGCGCTGTTGTGTTCGACTCGGTGCAGGACTTGACGGAACGCATCGATTCTCCCGATCTCGATGTCAAAGCCGAGGATGTGTTGGTTTTACGCAATGCTGGCCCGAAGGGCGCGCCCGGCATGCCCGAGGCTGGCTATCTGCCGATTCCCAGGAAGCTCGCGCGTGAAGGCGTCAAGGATATGGTGCGTATTTCCGATGCACGCATGAGCGGTACCGCGTTCGGAACCATCGTGCTGCATATCACACCGGAGTCGGCTGTTGGTGGGCCGCTCGCACTGGTCCGAAACGGCGACAAGATCCATCTCGATGTGCCGAACCGCAGCATTGCTTTGCAGGTCGATGCGGCCGAACTGGAGCGCCGCGCCGAGGCTTTGGCGCCGGTCAGGACCATGGCGAAGCGCGGTTATGCCAAACTCTACGTCGATACGGTGTTGCAGGCTGATGAAGGCTGCGATTTTGAATTTCTGGTGGAAGACCCGCGCGCGACATGATCGCCGCCAACAAGAAGTGGGAGTGAAATATGGCTCGTATTGTTTCGGTTGTGGCACGCACTGTTCGTGTACCCCTTGACCGCCCAACCGCCTTTGCCAACCGTCAAGTTCTGGCGCGGGACTATGCTCTGGTCAAAGTTCGTACTGATGATGGCCTGGAAGGGATCGGCCACTGCTACGCCGGGAACTTCGGCGGGAAGGTTGTCACGCTGGCGGTGCGCGAATTGCTGGCGCCACATCTGATCGGAAAGGAATCCACTGAAGTCGAACTGCTCTGGAAAGAGCTTTATCAGGAGGTGCTGTTGCACGGCCGCACGGGCTCGGTCATGCGTGCGCTGAGCATTCTCGACATTGCATTGTGGGATGTGAATGCTCAAGCTGCCAAGCTGCCGCTGTATCGTTATCTCGGGGCCGCCACGCGCGATCCGGTGCCGGCCTATGGCAGCGGCGGTTACTACCTCGAAGGCAAGACCCCTGAGATGCTGGGCGAGGAAATGGCCTCATATCTGGCTCTGGGCCTGCAGGGCGTGAAAATGAAAGTCGGACGCCTCGATCCGGCTGGGGAAGAAAAGCGGGTGGCCGCCGCGCGCAAAGCTATCGGGCCCGATGCGCTGTTGCTGCTCGACGCCAATAACGCCTGGCACGATGTGCCGACGGCGCTTCGCTATTGCGAACGCTTTGCTGATTATGATCCGTACTGGATCGAGGAGCCGTTCAGCCCCGATCAGATTGACAATCACGCCAAGCTGGCTGAACGCATCAACATCAATGTGGCGACCGGCGAGATCGAAGCCGGACGCTGGCGATTCAAGGAACTACTCGACAAGGGAGGGGCGGCGATTCTTCAAACGGATGCTGCCGTGTGCGGCGGCGTTACGGAGTTCAAGCGGATCGGCGCGATGGCCGATTGCTACGGGGTCAATATGTGCCCGCATTGGTTCCATGACCTTCATCTGCATCTGGTTGCGGCGCTGCCCAACGGCGAAATGGTAGAGTATTTCGCCGACGATCAGGTACTGAACTTCCGTAGGATCATTGATCGGCAGTTGAAGATTGTGCGGGGCAAGGGGCTAGCCTTGCCGACCGATCCCGGCCTCGGTTATTCTTTCGACGAGAAAGTCATTGCCAAGCTCGATGCCGAGGCCTGGGCATGAGCAAGACACTCGTTGTCATCGGCTGCGGTCTGATGGGCTGCGATATCGCGGCGATTTTTGTGTCCCGCGGTTGGTCGGTGAGGGCTGTTGATCCAAAAGCAAAAAACTGGGAGCGGACACGCGATCGTGTTGCGCTCTCGGTTAGCCAGCTTGATACGTCGGCGAACATAGCGAAATTCTCGCTTGCAACGACTGTCGAGGAGTTGGAGTGGAGCGGCGTCGAACTCGTGATCGAAGCCGTTCCGGAAAAAATGGATATCAAGCGACAATTGTTCGCCGCGTTGGACCAGCTGGTGCCGGAGAACATTCCGCTTGCGACGAACACATCGGGTTTGCGTATCACCGAAATCGCGGCTGGCTTAGCTACGCGTCATCGGATGGGAGGGCTGCATTTCTTTCTGCCGGCGCACATTGTGCCTGCGGTGGAAGTTGTTGCTGGCGAATTTACCGATGCAAAAACAATGGATCAGCTGTTCGACATAGTGACGTCAGTTGGCCGTGTTCCGGTTCGCGTCGCAAAGGATGTGCCGGGATTTCTCGCCAACCGCCTACAGCATGCGCTGATGCGTGAAGCGTATGCGATCCTAGACGAGGGAGTGGCGACGCCGGAGGATATCGATGCCGCCGTGCGGTATGGCTTCGGCTTCCGCTACATTGCAGCGGGACCGATTTTGCAGAAAGACCTTGCTGGCTTGGATACGAATTATGCCGCCGGTATCTCGATCTATCCGTATTTGAACAACGGCACCAAGCCAGGGCGCTCGATCGAGTCACTGGTCGAGGCTGGAAATTTCGGTGCCAAAAGCGGCTCTGGATTCTGGGACTGGACACCAGAGCAGGCAAAAGAGCAGCGGGAAAAGTACGAGCAGACATTATTGCAAGCGGCATATCTGTTGTCGTCCGGCGCGCGGCCTCCGGGGAATGCGCGCAGAAACAGAGGCGAGATTTAATCTCGTAATTCTTTGCTAGGTTCGCGGACGATCGGTTGTACCCGGCATCAAGCATGGGCAGGGGTGGTAACTGGGTGGCGGGATGATGGAGCGAATCGTCAGGATGGAACAAATGGGCTAAGCCGCCTAACCAGATCGTCGGCATGGAAGATACCGACCGACCGTGTGCCGGCAAACTCACGGCCTTTTTTCGTGTCGACGATGAAAAGGGTCGGCGGTCCATCGGCCTGAAGATAACGAAGAAGTTCCTGACTATCTTGGTCCATTCTCGTGACATCGACCCGGAGGAGCGCGACATGCTCCATCGCACGCCGCACGTCGGGATCAGGGAGAATCTTTTGGTCGATGACCCTGCAGTAATCGCACCATTCTGCTCCGATATCCACAAGCGCGGCCTTATACCGGGATGACAAAAGGGTCAAACCACTTCGGTAATCGCGCGTGTTGGAGACAACAACACGGATCTTGTCCGCAACCACAGGCGCTCCGTAGATCAACTCGGTCGAACTCATGGCAACGGCGGCCGTCAGTCCGCCGGTTATAAGTTGGCGCCTCGTGAGTACGGTGTGCGTTTGGCGATGCTGATATTCGATGCGACTGCTTTGCCTGGGCTGGTTCATAATGAGACTGTGTTCTGGCGTTGCTAGACGTATATTTGGTTTTCTGCTTGTCGCTTATCTCAAGCAAGGGCGGGACTACCGGACGATAACCTTCGATCCGGAAGGTACCCGCCTGTAAAGATCTATCACGTCTTGATTCATCATCCGGATACAGCCTGACGAAACGGCATGACCGATCGTGCTCGGCTCGTTGGTGCCGTGGATACGAAACAGCGTGTCCTTACCGTCTTTGAAAAGATAGAGCGCGCGTGCACCCAGTGGATTCCCGATTCCCCCATCCATGCCCTTTGCCCAACGTGCGTATCGTTTGGGTTCGCGCGCGATCATGGCAGGTGTCGGAGTCCAATGTGGCCATTCACGCTTGAACCCGACCTTGGCAGTGCCTTTAAATTCAAGACCCTCGCGACCAACGCCCACACCGTAGCGCATCGCCTTGCCGCCTTCCCGCACGAGATAGATGAAGCGGCTTTTGGTGTCGATGACGATCGTACCTGGCGGTTCGTCCGTCTGATAGTTGACTTGCTGCCGGATATTTTTGGGATCGATCTCCGCGACATCGATTGCCGGAACGGTGAATTTTTCGTCCGGCTGTGTCGCGTAAGTGGTATTCGCCGCCAATTGCGATCCTTCGGGGAGTTGCGTGACCGCGACGGGCGATCCGGTCGTCGTGCAGCCGGCAACCGCAAGACCGACGGCCAGGGAGAGAAAGGCCGCATTTTTGTTAGGCAGATTCATAGGTGGACTTTGTCAGGTTGGTGTGCCTGCAAGCTCGACAAGCGGGAAGGTTCACTACGGGAATGAGGGGGATAGGTGGGCGGGGCTCGTTCAGGCAGAACGCACCGTCTCACGTCGCACCTGCGAGCTTATTGATGTTGGTGTCGAGAGCTTCGGGTGAGATTTCCCCCATGTGCGTCGCGGCAAGCGTTCCGTCGGCCTTCAGGAAGAGCGTCATTGGCAGCCCCAGCGTGCGATAGTGCCGTGGCATCTGCATCGACGGATCGAGCAGGACGTGATTGAGCTTAAGACCCTGCGAGGCGAGGTAGGAGCGGATGGTTTCCGCGCTTTCGCCCTGGTTGACGAAAAGAAAGACGACATCGTTTCGACTGGCCGCGACCTTGGCGAGCAACGGCATCTCCCGGCGGCAAGGCGGACACCAACTCGCCCAGAGATTAACGACGACCGGTTTGCCTGCCACGTCGCTGATCGCGAGCGGCGGACCTTCCATCTGCTGGAGGGCAACTGTCGGTGCGATCTGGCCGGACGTGACTTTGGTCAACTGCATGGTGCCAGTCGCGACAAGCACACTGGCTCCCAGCGTGGCAGCGGTCGCCAAGCCCGCGTTAACGGACCGGATAAAGAGAGCGCTGGCGAGCAAGGCAGAGACGAGCCCGGGGATTGGCTCGAAACCACCCTGCCAGATTGCAAAAGCTCTCCAGAGATCGCCGGAAAAGTTTTGCCAATGCAGTGCGACATGACCGAGACGGCCGCCGACCAGACCAGCGATCAGTGCCCATGTTGACCATTTTCCGACCACTGGATCGACTCGGCGCGAGAAGATCGAGCTTAGGAAGCTGAAGACAAAAATGCCGGCCAGGATTGCGATGTGTTGGGTGGGAAAGACAAGAGGGCCGATAGCAATCGCGTTCATCGGGTAGCTTCCAGCTTGGTCGCCGCTGCTTCGAGCGATGCCTTGGTGACGTCACCGACCAGGCGTGTTCCGCTGCTTTCGCGTCCTGCGGCATCGACGAAGATCATCGTTGGGGGACCCACGACCTGAAGGCTTTGCATCATCTCGCGTTGAAGGGGCGAGTTGTTGCTGACATCAAGCTTGAGGAGATTGAACCCGGCAAGCCGTGACTGGACGCCCGGATCTGGCAAAACGCTGCGGTCGATGACGCCACAGGTGATGCACCAGTCGGCGGTCACGTAAAGTAGACTTGGCTTGCCATCGGACGCAGCCATCTTCGCTTTAAGGTCGTCCGGATTGCTGACATTGCGAAAGGAGACACGCTCGGCTGAACTCACCGTTCCGTTGGCTTGCGACAACAGGCTGCCAAGCGGACGAAAAGGATCACCGGCGCCGCTGGCAGCGCCGACTGCCAGAAAGACGCCGTATAACGCGACCGCCAAGCCCACGGTCTTGGCGACACGTTTTCTACCGCTCGCCTCTTCTGTCAATGTATCGAATGCGCCGAGCCAGACGGCTAGGCCGATAGCAAAGAGAGACCATAAGGCAAGCGTCGCTTCTGCGGGCAGCAGTCGTGAAAACATCCAGACCGCCGTGGCGATAAAGATGAAGCCGAACGCCTGTCGAACTCTGGTCATCCATGCGCCGGCTTTTGGCAGTGCAGTGGGTCCGAGCGTGCCGAAGGTAACTAGCGGAATCCCTTTTCCGAGACCAAGAGCGAACAGCGAAGCCGCGCCGATAGCCACGTTTCCGGTCTGAGCAATGTAAATCAGGGCACCTGCAAGCGGCGCCGTGACGCACGGACCGACGATCAGTGCGGAGGTGAAGCCGAGCAGTGCGGCGGATGCCAGCGAGCCACGGTTGCCTTGAGCAAGATCTCCGATTGCGCTGACCCACGTTGATGGAAGCTGTAGCTCGAAGAGGCCGAACATTGACAGGGCGAGAACAACGAAAAGAACGGAAACTGCGCCTATGGCAAGCGGCGACTGCAGTGCCATCTGCAGGTTTTGTCCTGACCAGGCAGCGACGACACCAAGCAGTCCGAAGGCCGTAGCCATCGCCAGGACGTAGGCAAGCGACAAAGTGAAACCCCGGAGCGGCGTGACTGTTTCGCCCTGGCGAGCGATCGCTCCGGCAAGAATGGGATACATCGGAAA includes:
- a CDS encoding IlvD/Edd family dehydratase; the encoded protein is MARGMRKGLTSYGDQEFSLFLRKVFIKAMGYSDDALDRPIVGITNTYSDFNPCHGNVPSLIESAKRGVMLAGGLPMVFPTITIHESFAHPTSMFLRNLMAMDTEEMIRAQPMDSVIVIGGCDKTLPAQIMAAASADLPSIVLPVGPMVVGHHRGEVLGACTDCRRMWSSHRAGDIDGDEIEIINARLAPSVGTCMVMGTASTMACLTEAMGLSLPYTAAVPATHAERRRLAEATGKRATEMAVSNTPRPSALITEDSIHNAMVVLQSIGGSTNGVVHLAAIAGRAGIKFDLGAFDRLGRTVPVLLNLKPSGQHYMEHFHHAGGLPRLMRELRDLLKLDAPVVGGSTVGDVIEQAEDVPNQDVIRTREKPLKPQGAMAVLHGNLAPRGAVIKQSAASKELMVHTGRAVVFDSVQDLTERIDSPDLDVKAEDVLVLRNAGPKGAPGMPEAGYLPIPRKLAREGVKDMVRISDARMSGTAFGTIVLHITPESAVGGPLALVRNGDKIHLDVPNRSIALQVDAAELERRAEALAPVRTMAKRGYAKLYVDTVLQADEGCDFEFLVEDPRAT
- a CDS encoding mandelate racemase/muconate lactonizing enzyme family protein produces the protein MARIVSVVARTVRVPLDRPTAFANRQVLARDYALVKVRTDDGLEGIGHCYAGNFGGKVVTLAVRELLAPHLIGKESTEVELLWKELYQEVLLHGRTGSVMRALSILDIALWDVNAQAAKLPLYRYLGAATRDPVPAYGSGGYYLEGKTPEMLGEEMASYLALGLQGVKMKVGRLDPAGEEKRVAAARKAIGPDALLLLDANNAWHDVPTALRYCERFADYDPYWIEEPFSPDQIDNHAKLAERININVATGEIEAGRWRFKELLDKGGAAILQTDAAVCGGVTEFKRIGAMADCYGVNMCPHWFHDLHLHLVAALPNGEMVEYFADDQVLNFRRIIDRQLKIVRGKGLALPTDPGLGYSFDEKVIAKLDAEAWA
- a CDS encoding 3-hydroxyacyl-CoA dehydrogenase family protein; the encoded protein is MSKTLVVIGCGLMGCDIAAIFVSRGWSVRAVDPKAKNWERTRDRVALSVSQLDTSANIAKFSLATTVEELEWSGVELVIEAVPEKMDIKRQLFAALDQLVPENIPLATNTSGLRITEIAAGLATRHRMGGLHFFLPAHIVPAVEVVAGEFTDAKTMDQLFDIVTSVGRVPVRVAKDVPGFLANRLQHALMREAYAILDEGVATPEDIDAAVRYGFGFRYIAAGPILQKDLAGLDTNYAAGISIYPYLNNGTKPGRSIESLVEAGNFGAKSGSGFWDWTPEQAKEQREKYEQTLLQAAYLLSSGARPPGNARRNRGEI
- a CDS encoding thioredoxin family protein; translated protein: MSSTELIYGAPVVADKIRVVVSNTRDYRSGLTLLSSRYKAALVDIGAEWCDYCRVIDQKILPDPDVRRAMEHVALLRVDVTRMDQDSQELLRYLQADGPPTLFIVDTKKGREFAGTRSVGIFHADDLVRRLSPFVPS
- a CDS encoding L,D-transpeptidase; amino-acid sequence: MNLPNKNAAFLSLAVGLAVAGCTTTGSPVAVTQLPEGSQLAANTTYATQPDEKFTVPAIDVAEIDPKNIRQQVNYQTDEPPGTIVIDTKSRFIYLVREGGKAMRYGVGVGREGLEFKGTAKVGFKREWPHWTPTPAMIAREPKRYARWAKGMDGGIGNPLGARALYLFKDGKDTLFRIHGTNEPSTIGHAVSSGCIRMMNQDVIDLYRRVPSGSKVIVR
- a CDS encoding TlpA disulfide reductase family protein, whose translation is MNAIAIGPLVFPTQHIAILAGIFVFSFLSSIFSRRVDPVVGKWSTWALIAGLVGGRLGHVALHWQNFSGDLWRAFAIWQGGFEPIPGLVSALLASALFIRSVNAGLATAATLGASVLVATGTMQLTKVTSGQIAPTVALQQMEGPPLAISDVAGKPVVVNLWASWCPPCRREMPLLAKVAASRNDVVFLFVNQGESAETIRSYLASQGLKLNHVLLDPSMQMPRHYRTLGLPMTLFLKADGTLAATHMGEISPEALDTNINKLAGAT
- the dsbD gene encoding protein-disulfide reductase DsbD; translated protein: MLSRYIWSAFIAIFVSVGMASSQASGQVALTTAPPLPIDRAFALTATRQDDGHIKLNWKIAPGYYLYQERFAFRQSSLDLAAPELQGNGQTKDDPTFGVTTVFHDHATATLPVASTAPGPLEVRYQGCQDKGVCYPPILRHVDATTLAVTDPDERGQATLTKEWSAPPAAAPTGKISAGGIILAADGGMISKLLQDGGILTVLASFLLFGFLLAFTPCVFPMYPILAGAIARQGETVTPLRGFTLSLAYVLAMATAFGLLGVVAAWSGQNLQMALQSPLAIGAVSVLFVVLALSMFGLFELQLPSTWVSAIGDLAQGNRGSLASAALLGFTSALIVGPCVTAPLAGALIYIAQTGNVAIGAASLFALGLGKGIPLVTFGTLGPTALPKAGAWMTRVRQAFGFIFIATAVWMFSRLLPAEATLALWSLFAIGLAVWLGAFDTLTEEASGRKRVAKTVGLAVALYGVFLAVGAASGAGDPFRPLGSLLSQANGTVSSAERVSFRNVSNPDDLKAKMAASDGKPSLLYVTADWCITCGVIDRSVLPDPGVQSRLAGFNLLKLDVSNNSPLQREMMQSLQVVGPPTMIFVDAAGRESSGTRLVGDVTKASLEAAATKLEATR